The following coding sequences are from one uncultured Cohaesibacter sp. window:
- the gltX gene encoding glutamate--tRNA ligase, translating to MAEVVRFAPSPTGNIHIGNARPALINWLVAMKTGGQFILRYDDTDQERSRKEYADNIAEDLAWLGVKPDRVERQSERMGLYDTVAKKLKDMGRLYACYETPDELDRKRKRQRARGLPPVYDRSALSLSEDQIAAYEAEGRKPHWRFLLDKKTVTWEDGIRGTQSIECDSVSDPVLIRADGTYLYTLPSVIDDIDLGVTFVIRGDDHVTNTAVQIQLFELLSGKSPKFAHHNLIINASGEGLSKRLGSLSIRTMREEGYEPLSVAIFAVLNGTSEAVQPLADMEALADIFALDKVSRSASKFDMADLVHLNARILHETDFASVADRLKALGVDGGEAFWHVVRGNIERLSDAKDWWVIAHDKLPEDAIEKSAEDADFYAKALELLPQEPWDDATWKGWTSALKSETGRKGKSLFMPLRVALTGCSHGPELAAFLPLIGYQRTVDRLS from the coding sequence ATGGCTGAAGTCGTTCGTTTTGCTCCGTCTCCGACGGGAAATATCCATATCGGTAATGCGCGTCCCGCATTGATCAACTGGCTGGTGGCAATGAAGACCGGCGGCCAATTCATTCTGCGTTACGACGATACCGATCAAGAACGCTCCCGCAAGGAATATGCAGATAACATTGCTGAAGATCTGGCTTGGCTCGGGGTCAAGCCGGACCGTGTCGAACGCCAGTCTGAGCGCATGGGGCTCTATGATACTGTTGCCAAAAAGCTCAAGGACATGGGGCGTCTTTATGCCTGCTACGAGACACCAGACGAACTGGATAGAAAACGCAAACGCCAGCGTGCGCGTGGTTTGCCGCCAGTTTATGACCGGTCTGCTCTTAGTTTGAGCGAAGACCAGATTGCAGCTTATGAAGCCGAAGGGCGCAAACCCCATTGGCGTTTTCTGCTGGATAAGAAAACCGTTACCTGGGAAGACGGCATTCGGGGCACCCAGAGCATTGAGTGCGACAGTGTTTCTGATCCGGTTCTCATCCGCGCTGACGGGACTTATCTCTACACTTTGCCGTCTGTTATCGATGATATCGATCTGGGGGTTACCTTTGTTATTCGCGGTGACGACCATGTGACGAATACGGCGGTTCAGATCCAGCTATTTGAGCTGCTTTCAGGCAAAAGTCCCAAGTTTGCGCATCATAATCTGATTATCAATGCAAGCGGTGAGGGGCTTTCCAAGCGTCTTGGCTCTCTTTCCATTCGCACCATGCGTGAAGAAGGATATGAGCCATTGTCCGTGGCCATTTTTGCGGTACTCAACGGGACATCCGAAGCTGTGCAACCGTTGGCTGACATGGAAGCCTTGGCCGATATCTTCGCTTTGGACAAGGTTTCCCGGTCTGCATCCAAGTTTGATATGGCCGATCTTGTGCATCTCAATGCGCGTATCCTGCATGAGACTGATTTTGCCAGTGTTGCGGATCGTCTCAAGGCGCTTGGTGTTGACGGCGGCGAGGCTTTTTGGCATGTCGTTCGCGGCAATATCGAGCGTTTGTCCGATGCCAAGGACTGGTGGGTTATCGCACACGACAAATTGCCTGAAGATGCTATCGAAAAATCAGCCGAAGATGCTGACTTTTATGCCAAGGCACTTGAGCTTCTGCCTCAGGAGCCGTGGGACGATGCGACCTGGAAGGGCTGGACGTCCGCTTTGAAAAGTGAAACAGGCCGCAAAGGCAAGTCTCTCTTCATGCCCTTGCGCGTTGCTCTGACAGGCTGTTCCCATGGACCGGAACTGGCTGCATTCCTGCCGCTTATTGGGTACCAAAGAACCGTGGACCGACTATCCTGA
- the der gene encoding ribosome biogenesis GTPase Der, whose amino-acid sequence MKLNVAIVGRPNVGKSTLFNRLVGKKLALVDDRPGVTRDRRESEAQLGDLHINIIDTAGLEVAEEDALETRMRLQTEEAIGMADVVLFMMDARAGITPMDEHFASMVRKAGKPTVLLANKSEGKASDAGYYEAFSLGLGEPMPLSAEHGIGMSDLYEQLVKYDDEKRARLGLDDNDEDDFEAALAEDEGPLINVDIEDEESEAPLYDPTKPLRVAIVGRPNAGKSTLINHLIGEDRLLTGPEAGITRDSISVNWEFRDRKFKLFDTAGMRRKARVQEKLEKLSVSDALRSIQFAEVVIVTLDVTKPFEKQDLQIADLVSREGRAIVIALNKWDLVEKPQEVMAELREKATRLLPQMRDVPLVPVSGLTGKNLDRLMKSVLDIYEVWNRRVSTSRLNRWLNGATQGHPPPAVGGRRIKVRYVTQIKARPPTFVVMCSRPEDLPDSYQRYLLNDLRDTFDIPAVPVRMLMRKGDNPYAAKAAKRKIY is encoded by the coding sequence ATGAAACTGAATGTAGCCATTGTGGGCCGCCCCAATGTTGGCAAATCCACACTATTCAACCGTTTGGTTGGCAAGAAACTGGCGCTCGTTGACGACCGTCCGGGCGTGACCCGTGACCGGCGCGAAAGCGAAGCTCAGCTTGGTGATTTGCATATCAACATCATTGATACCGCCGGGCTAGAAGTGGCTGAAGAGGATGCGCTTGAAACGCGCATGCGCCTGCAGACCGAAGAAGCCATTGGCATGGCGGACGTGGTGCTGTTCATGATGGATGCCCGTGCTGGTATTACGCCAATGGATGAGCATTTTGCTTCCATGGTGCGCAAGGCAGGCAAGCCTACCGTGCTGTTGGCAAATAAATCCGAAGGCAAAGCCTCTGACGCAGGCTATTATGAGGCCTTCTCTCTTGGGTTGGGCGAGCCAATGCCTCTTTCTGCAGAACATGGCATCGGGATGTCTGACCTTTATGAGCAACTCGTCAAATATGATGATGAAAAGAGAGCGCGGCTCGGTCTTGATGATAATGACGAGGATGATTTTGAAGCGGCTCTCGCTGAAGATGAAGGGCCGCTCATCAACGTTGATATCGAGGATGAAGAATCCGAAGCTCCGCTTTATGACCCGACAAAGCCTTTGCGCGTTGCCATTGTCGGGCGTCCGAATGCGGGCAAATCGACGCTTATCAATCACCTTATCGGTGAGGACCGATTGCTCACAGGGCCTGAAGCTGGCATTACACGCGATTCCATTTCGGTCAACTGGGAGTTCCGGGACCGCAAATTCAAGCTGTTTGATACGGCTGGAATGCGTCGTAAGGCTCGCGTTCAGGAAAAGCTCGAGAAGCTCTCCGTCTCTGATGCCTTGCGCTCTATCCAGTTTGCTGAAGTGGTCATTGTTACCCTTGATGTGACAAAGCCTTTCGAGAAGCAGGATTTGCAGATTGCCGACCTTGTGAGCCGGGAAGGGCGTGCGATCGTAATTGCACTCAACAAGTGGGATCTGGTTGAAAAGCCACAGGAAGTGATGGCTGAACTGCGCGAAAAGGCCACGCGCTTGTTGCCTCAGATGCGTGATGTTCCGCTTGTTCCTGTTTCAGGTCTGACGGGCAAAAATCTTGATCGGCTGATGAAGTCGGTGCTTGATATCTATGAAGTCTGGAACCGTCGAGTATCCACTTCACGCCTTAACCGTTGGCTCAATGGTGCAACCCAGGGGCATCCACCGCCGGCAGTTGGTGGCCGCCGTATCAAGGTGCGCTATGTTACCCAGATCAAGGCCAGACCGCCGACCTTTGTGGTCATGTGTTCTCGCCCGGAAGATCTGCCAGACAGTTATCAGCGGTATTTGCTCAATGATTTGCGCGATACATTCGATATTCCGGCCGTTCCTGTGCGCATGTTGATGCGTAAGGGGGATAACCCCTATGCAGCAAAAGCGGCCAAACGGAAGATTTACTGA
- a CDS encoding 3-deoxy-7-phosphoheptulonate synthase class II: protein MSENWKPDSWRSMPIQQVPDYPDAEAVKAVEGTLATYPPLVFAGEARKLRKQLARVAEGEGFLLQGGDCAEAFVEHHPDNIRDFFRVFLQMAAVLTFAAASPVVKIGRIAGQFAKPRSSPTETVDGVELPSYRGDIINDTVFNSDARVPDPQRMIMAYRQSAATLNLLRAFAQGGYANLDHVHKWTMDFLKDSPQGPRYQELADRITEAMAFMRACGVEPSKTEALRSTDFYTSHEALLLGYEQAFTRVDSTTGMYYATSGHMLWIGDRTRQIDHAHVEFFRGIENPIGLKCGPSMSPDELLRLIDVLNPDNEAGRLTLITRFGADKVFDHLPGLVKAVKREGHKVLWSCDPMHGNVVKAANGYKTRPFERILKEVESFFAVHRSEGTYPGGVHVEMTGKNVTECTGGAHAISEDDLSDRYHTVCDPRLNADQSLELAFLIADNIKKHRASRQESEIAPY, encoded by the coding sequence ATGAGCGAGAATTGGAAACCGGACAGCTGGAGATCAATGCCGATCCAGCAGGTGCCGGATTATCCCGATGCCGAGGCAGTCAAAGCTGTTGAAGGCACGCTTGCTACTTATCCGCCTTTGGTCTTTGCTGGCGAGGCGCGCAAATTGCGTAAGCAGTTGGCGCGAGTTGCAGAGGGTGAGGGGTTCCTGCTTCAGGGCGGCGATTGCGCTGAAGCGTTTGTGGAGCATCATCCTGACAATATTCGCGATTTCTTCCGTGTGTTCCTGCAAATGGCAGCCGTGCTGACTTTCGCCGCCGCTTCTCCGGTGGTCAAAATTGGCCGTATTGCTGGTCAGTTCGCCAAGCCGCGTTCCTCGCCGACAGAGACTGTTGACGGTGTGGAACTGCCAAGTTATCGCGGCGATATCATCAACGATACCGTGTTTAATTCCGATGCGCGTGTGCCGGATCCCCAGCGCATGATCATGGCTTATCGTCAGTCTGCGGCAACCCTTAATTTGCTGCGAGCTTTTGCGCAGGGTGGCTATGCCAACCTTGATCATGTCCACAAATGGACAATGGATTTCCTCAAGGATAGTCCTCAAGGTCCGCGTTATCAGGAGTTGGCAGATCGCATTACCGAGGCCATGGCTTTCATGCGCGCGTGCGGTGTCGAGCCATCCAAAACGGAAGCCCTGAGATCGACTGATTTCTACACCAGCCATGAAGCGCTTCTGCTGGGCTATGAACAGGCTTTCACGCGGGTCGATTCAACGACAGGCATGTATTACGCCACATCCGGCCATATGCTCTGGATTGGCGACCGTACCCGTCAGATCGACCATGCCCATGTGGAATTTTTCCGCGGCATTGAAAACCCGATTGGGCTTAAATGCGGCCCGAGCATGTCGCCAGATGAACTGCTTCGTTTGATCGACGTTCTTAACCCTGACAATGAAGCCGGACGGCTGACCCTGATCACGCGCTTTGGTGCCGATAAGGTGTTTGACCATCTTCCTGGACTCGTCAAGGCGGTCAAGCGGGAAGGGCACAAAGTGCTCTGGTCTTGCGATCCGATGCATGGCAACGTGGTCAAGGCTGCAAATGGTTACAAGACGCGCCCATTTGAACGCATTCTCAAGGAAGTTGAGAGCTTCTTTGCAGTTCACAGATCTGAAGGGACTTACCCTGGCGGTGTGCATGTTGAAATGACCGGTAAGAATGTGACCGAATGTACAGGCGGTGCTCATGCCATTTCCGAGGACGATCTGTCTGATCGTTATCATACGGTATGTGATCCACGCCTCAATGCTGATCAGTCATTGGAGCTGGCCTTTCTTATTGCCGATAACATCAAGAAGCATCGCGCAAGCCGCCAAGAGAGCGAAATCGCTCCTTATTGA
- a CDS encoding flavin reductase family protein, with translation MIEATEFRNALGRFATGIAVVTTVDGEGNLMGLTVNSFNSVSLDPPLVLWSLDKSSNQLDAFSNSGFYGVSILGSEQQLASNLFAAMADDRFEQISWSAGTTGAPLIDGALAQIECTTEQIIEGGDHIILLGRVVAINAAEGEPLLYYGGAYRSLA, from the coding sequence ATGATTGAAGCAACAGAGTTTCGCAATGCTTTAGGCCGTTTTGCGACCGGTATAGCCGTGGTTACGACAGTTGATGGCGAAGGGAACCTCATGGGTTTGACGGTCAACAGCTTCAATTCTGTATCTCTGGATCCGCCTCTTGTGCTCTGGTCGCTTGATAAAAGTTCAAATCAGCTGGATGCTTTTTCCAACAGTGGCTTTTATGGAGTGAGCATTCTTGGCAGCGAGCAGCAGCTTGCTTCCAATCTGTTTGCGGCCATGGCAGATGATCGGTTTGAACAGATCTCATGGAGTGCTGGTACAACTGGTGCTCCCTTGATTGATGGCGCTTTGGCGCAAATTGAATGCACCACCGAGCAGATTATCGAGGGCGGAGACCATATCATTCTTCTCGGGCGGGTTGTTGCGATCAATGCAGCCGAAGGTGAGCCGTTGCTCTATTACGGTGGAGCTTATCGCTCTCTTGCCTGA
- a CDS encoding tetratricopeptide repeat protein, producing the protein MSESDFIREVDEELRHEQIKKMWDKFGPYVIGFALLIVLGTAADKGYDYWRQTQAAKAGDAFIQALTLSEEGKKDEALAALEKIKADGAGGYPILAEMRIASEKAASGKVDEAIALFKDAATNPDVQPVIQSLARIRANSLMLDQGKADEVINELTGLMDNDGFRHSARELVMLAYLEKKDYAKAMPIAERISQDAETPPELRQRAQVYVSYIRSQFADDAAKKSDAKEASE; encoded by the coding sequence ATGTCTGAGTCCGATTTTATTCGTGAAGTCGATGAAGAGCTGCGCCACGAGCAAATCAAGAAAATGTGGGACAAGTTTGGACCATATGTAATTGGATTTGCTCTTTTGATCGTTTTGGGAACCGCTGCCGACAAAGGGTACGACTATTGGCGTCAGACTCAGGCTGCCAAGGCCGGTGATGCATTTATTCAAGCTTTGACCTTGTCTGAGGAAGGCAAGAAAGACGAAGCATTGGCTGCGCTCGAGAAAATCAAGGCGGATGGCGCCGGCGGTTATCCCATTCTCGCGGAAATGCGGATCGCCTCTGAAAAAGCCGCAAGCGGCAAAGTGGACGAAGCCATCGCTCTGTTTAAAGATGCTGCGACCAATCCGGATGTTCAGCCGGTCATTCAAAGTCTTGCGCGCATTCGGGCCAATAGCCTGATGCTTGATCAGGGCAAGGCTGACGAAGTCATCAATGAACTGACGGGTTTGATGGACAATGACGGTTTCCGTCATTCCGCTCGTGAGTTGGTGATGTTGGCTTATCTTGAAAAGAAAGACTACGCAAAGGCTATGCCGATTGCTGAACGCATTTCTCAGGACGCAGAAACACCGCCGGAATTGCGCCAGCGCGCTCAGGTCTATGTGAGTTATATCCGTTCACAATTCGCAGATGATGCGGCAAAGAAGAGTGATGCCAAGGAGGCTTCTGAATGA
- a CDS encoding PQQ-binding-like beta-propeller repeat protein yields MRLEAGCKTRTSSSGNVGKAAYLIWALSLAGCSSVGDFADSVNPFNTPEEILPGQRQALFETAAVAEVEDKTPVSISGQTDFSSWSQAGGSASNNPPNVSFAGQGARVWSANAAVRGGDSDERAAARPVSVGGRVAVYSPDGQVSLYQASNGGRLWNVSVRPQNEKGVSLGGAVAMDGARVFAATGYSELVALDAGTGRRLWTFQLDAPARGAPVVAGDTVLAVSATNSLFAVNISDGSKIWTFDGIPEETGLLGSGSPAVSGNTVLFSGTSGELVALDLKNGEMRWSDTIVQGSRRYAVSGISAIAGGPVVADGVVYAASVSGNTSALRVRDGERLWDRSLGAVHTPVVSGNTIFVLDLDDRIVAMNNKTGKIRWSSQLPSVRSKKKSTSWAGPVLAGSRLWVTSNDGKLAAVDPKDGKILLTRDIKDPVFIAPIAVSGRLIMLSASGRLSAYN; encoded by the coding sequence ATGAGACTTGAAGCGGGTTGTAAAACCAGAACATCCTCATCCGGCAATGTTGGCAAGGCTGCTTACTTGATTTGGGCCCTCAGTTTGGCGGGGTGCTCGAGTGTAGGCGATTTTGCAGACTCTGTTAATCCGTTTAATACCCCTGAGGAAATCTTGCCGGGGCAAAGGCAGGCTTTGTTTGAAACTGCCGCTGTGGCTGAAGTTGAAGACAAAACCCCTGTTTCCATTTCTGGGCAAACAGACTTTAGCTCTTGGTCTCAGGCGGGTGGTTCCGCTTCGAATAACCCTCCGAACGTTTCGTTTGCGGGGCAGGGTGCTCGGGTGTGGAGTGCAAATGCTGCTGTGCGGGGTGGTGATTCTGATGAGCGTGCTGCTGCCCGGCCTGTATCGGTTGGGGGGCGCGTAGCGGTCTACAGTCCTGATGGACAGGTTTCTCTTTACCAGGCATCCAATGGTGGTCGTCTGTGGAATGTATCTGTCAGACCTCAAAATGAAAAAGGGGTTTCACTGGGCGGTGCCGTGGCGATGGATGGTGCTCGCGTGTTCGCGGCAACAGGCTATAGCGAGCTGGTTGCGCTGGATGCCGGAACCGGTCGCCGTCTATGGACCTTCCAGCTGGATGCGCCCGCCCGTGGTGCACCGGTGGTTGCCGGGGATACCGTGCTTGCTGTTTCTGCCACCAATTCGCTGTTTGCAGTCAATATTTCAGATGGTTCCAAAATTTGGACATTTGATGGTATTCCGGAAGAAACGGGGCTATTGGGCTCGGGTTCTCCTGCGGTGAGCGGCAACACAGTGCTTTTCTCCGGTACGTCGGGTGAACTGGTTGCGCTTGATCTCAAGAATGGCGAAATGCGTTGGTCAGATACCATTGTTCAGGGATCGCGCAGATATGCCGTTTCTGGAATTTCCGCAATTGCAGGCGGACCTGTTGTGGCAGACGGTGTGGTCTATGCGGCCAGTGTAAGTGGGAACACAAGCGCCTTGCGTGTGCGTGATGGCGAGCGGCTGTGGGACCGATCTCTGGGTGCCGTTCACACGCCGGTTGTCTCTGGCAATACGATTTTTGTGCTGGATCTGGATGATCGGATCGTGGCAATGAACAACAAAACGGGTAAAATTCGCTGGTCAAGTCAGCTTCCGTCCGTTAGAAGCAAGAAAAAGAGTACAAGTTGGGCAGGGCCGGTACTGGCCGGTAGTCGCCTTTGGGTGACATCCAACGACGGTAAATTGGCAGCGGTTGATCCCAAAGATGGTAAAATACTGCTGACCAGAGATATCAAGGATCCCGTATTCATCGCTCCAATTGCGGTCAGCGGTCGTTTGATCATGCTAAGCGCGTCAGGGCGGTTGTCCGCATATAATTAG
- a CDS encoding NAD+ synthase: MTERLVFSLAQLNPHLGDIAGNAEKARAAHKVAAEQGADCLVLSELFISGYPPEDLVLKPAFQAACREQVEKLAEITEGDAPAILVGSPWVEDDRLYNAVCLLDNGEVQAVRYKADLPNYGVFDEKRVFSAGPMPGPINLRGVAVGVPICEDIWDIEVCECLAETGAELLVVPNGSPFNLDKWEVRQQVAIQRVIETELPLIYLNQVGGQDELVFDGASFALNGDRSLAMQMIGFDEDQQTVVAERIDGKWKLSGPIVPVMDRDASAWSACMLGLRDYVNKNRFPGVVLGLSGGIDSAICAALAVDALGADRVHCIMLPYRYTSDESLKDAADCAKALGVRYDIVDIVEPVEGFSSALEKLFEGTKEGVTEENLQSRARGTILMAVSNKFGNMVVTTGNKSEMSVGYATLYGDMNGGFNPIKDLYKMAVYHLASWRNEHKPDGALGPSGEVIPANIISKAPTAELRENQTDQDSLPEYPVLDDILECLVEKEMGVEEIVERGHAPDLVRRIEHLLYIAEYKRRQSAPGVKLSEKNFGRDRRYPITNGFRDRG, encoded by the coding sequence GTGACCGAAAGACTCGTTTTCAGCCTTGCTCAACTCAATCCCCATCTGGGGGATATTGCGGGTAATGCCGAAAAGGCCCGCGCAGCACATAAGGTCGCAGCCGAACAGGGCGCAGATTGTCTGGTGCTCAGCGAATTATTCATATCGGGTTATCCGCCGGAAGACCTCGTTCTCAAGCCCGCCTTTCAGGCGGCCTGTCGCGAACAGGTGGAAAAGCTTGCCGAAATAACCGAAGGGGACGCGCCTGCTATTCTGGTTGGTTCCCCATGGGTAGAGGATGATCGGCTTTATAACGCGGTTTGCCTTTTGGACAACGGTGAAGTGCAGGCCGTTCGGTACAAGGCGGATCTGCCCAACTATGGTGTTTTTGACGAGAAGCGCGTGTTTTCCGCGGGCCCTATGCCGGGGCCGATCAACCTGCGTGGCGTGGCCGTTGGTGTTCCTATTTGCGAAGATATCTGGGATATCGAAGTTTGCGAATGTCTGGCTGAAACCGGCGCCGAACTTCTGGTCGTGCCAAACGGCTCGCCTTTCAATCTGGACAAATGGGAAGTGCGTCAGCAGGTTGCCATTCAACGGGTGATCGAAACCGAGTTGCCGCTGATTTATCTCAATCAGGTTGGCGGTCAGGATGAACTGGTGTTTGACGGCGCGTCCTTTGCGCTCAATGGCGACCGCTCTCTTGCCATGCAGATGATTGGTTTTGATGAAGATCAGCAAACGGTTGTTGCCGAGCGCATTGACGGCAAATGGAAGCTTTCCGGGCCGATTGTGCCGGTTATGGACCGAGATGCCAGTGCATGGTCAGCCTGCATGCTGGGGCTTCGCGACTATGTCAATAAAAATCGTTTTCCCGGTGTTGTGCTTGGGCTTTCCGGTGGTATCGACTCTGCCATCTGCGCTGCGCTTGCGGTTGATGCTCTTGGTGCAGATCGTGTTCACTGCATCATGCTGCCTTATCGTTACACATCTGATGAAAGTCTCAAGGATGCGGCCGATTGCGCCAAGGCTCTCGGTGTCCGGTATGACATTGTAGATATCGTCGAGCCCGTCGAAGGTTTTTCCAGTGCATTGGAAAAGCTATTTGAGGGCACAAAAGAAGGCGTCACCGAAGAGAATCTGCAGTCTCGTGCGCGTGGTACTATTTTGATGGCGGTGTCCAACAAATTCGGCAATATGGTTGTGACGACAGGCAACAAGTCCGAAATGTCGGTTGGCTATGCCACGCTCTATGGCGACATGAATGGTGGCTTCAATCCGATCAAGGACCTCTACAAGATGGCGGTCTATCATCTGGCTTCATGGCGCAATGAGCATAAGCCTGATGGGGCCCTTGGGCCTTCCGGTGAGGTCATTCCTGCCAACATCATTTCCAAGGCTCCGACCGCAGAGCTGCGCGAAAACCAGACCGATCAGGACAGCTTGCCTGAATATCCGGTTCTGGACGACATTCTGGAATGCCTCGTCGAGAAGGAAATGGGTGTCGAAGAAATCGTCGAAAGAGGCCACGCTCCCGATCTGGTTCGCCGGATTGAGCATCTGCTTTATATTGCGGAATATAAACGTCGGCAGTCGGCTCCGGGCGTCAAGCTCAGCGAGAAGAATTTTGGTCGCGACCGCCGCTACCCAATAACCAACGGGTTTCGTGACAGGGGCTGA
- a CDS encoding DUF2865 domain-containing protein — translation MNRRLSLAGLLVSSLFAALSVDAQTTWSPNEQICAQLEGDLAQLQRGGGNSSSRNYQKYDAAIHKQQAELDNAQARAKRDACFGGHVFLFRRTPKASCPALVKRIDKMKKNLATLEQKRAQYAPPPSDTGQIKAQILRRLANAGCGDQYTRFSGPVRQERRGLFGALFGGNNYSVREYNLRDYDIPQVGTYRTVCVRSCDGFFFPISFSTTESGFQRDAQMCQSSCPGTDAELFVYHNPGETTDDMVSLSGQPYQSLASAYLYKKEYVKGCTCQIPANQVTTITGPDASPYSEQTPTAPRASLAQAALPVTTVPLPSPKMTAMIDPDTQDLAKYGMKFEPYSPPEVSADTNSVRTADGRSIRIVGPRFFGTQ, via the coding sequence ATGAATAGGCGCTTAAGTTTAGCCGGATTGCTTGTTTCATCGCTTTTTGCAGCGCTTTCTGTTGATGCACAAACAACGTGGTCTCCGAACGAGCAGATTTGCGCTCAGTTGGAGGGCGATCTGGCTCAATTGCAGCGCGGCGGAGGTAACTCCTCCTCCCGAAACTATCAAAAATACGATGCTGCCATCCACAAGCAGCAAGCGGAACTGGATAACGCTCAAGCACGGGCCAAAAGAGACGCCTGTTTTGGTGGTCATGTCTTTCTCTTCCGCAGAACGCCAAAGGCCTCTTGTCCGGCGTTGGTAAAGCGTATCGACAAGATGAAGAAAAATCTGGCTACTCTGGAACAAAAGCGCGCCCAATATGCACCGCCTCCAAGCGATACAGGTCAGATAAAAGCACAAATATTGCGAAGATTGGCCAATGCGGGTTGCGGGGATCAATATACCCGTTTCAGCGGCCCTGTTCGGCAAGAACGCCGAGGCCTGTTTGGCGCTCTGTTTGGTGGCAACAATTATTCAGTGCGAGAATATAATCTTCGGGACTATGACATCCCGCAAGTCGGAACCTACCGAACGGTTTGCGTGCGCTCTTGCGATGGCTTCTTCTTCCCCATCAGTTTCTCAACAACGGAAAGTGGTTTCCAGCGCGATGCACAAATGTGCCAATCAAGCTGCCCGGGCACTGACGCGGAACTGTTCGTCTATCACAATCCCGGAGAAACGACTGACGACATGGTCTCCTTGTCCGGTCAGCCTTATCAGAGCCTTGCATCTGCCTATTTATACAAAAAAGAATATGTGAAGGGCTGTACCTGCCAAATCCCGGCAAATCAGGTTACCACCATTACCGGACCGGACGCATCGCCCTATAGCGAGCAAACACCGACGGCTCCCCGTGCCTCATTGGCGCAAGCGGCTTTGCCTGTCACAACCGTCCCATTGCCCTCGCCCAAGATGACGGCAATGATCGACCCTGACACTCAGGATCTGGCGAAATATGGCATGAAGTTTGAGCCCTATAGCCCACCAGAAGTCAGTGCGGACACAAACTCGGTCCGCACCGCAGATGGCAGATCGATCAGGATAGTCGGTCCACGGTTCTTTGGTACCCAATAA